The following proteins are co-located in the Rippkaea orientalis PCC 8801 genome:
- a CDS encoding GGDEF domain-containing protein, producing MALALILVILIGVIDYWIKVDLSLSIFYLFPIILVTWFINQAMGFSFCCLCTFIWLIADSAAKIYPYPLLPYWNASVRLGFFSIITYLISQIKNAYEREKILARTDSLTGAFNNRFFREILQIEINRCYRYQHPLTLAYFDVDNFKQVNDQLGYSSGDHLLQLITQIIQKNIRQTDTLARLGGDEFALLLPETDYNQGQIVLRRVQEELLLTIESEKVPIGFSIGALTHNIAPESVDKALEKVDSLMYTVKKQGKNGLKHEII from the coding sequence TTGGCTTTAGCTCTTATTTTAGTTATTTTGATTGGAGTGATTGATTATTGGATTAAAGTTGATTTATCATTGTCAATTTTTTATTTATTTCCGATCATATTAGTGACTTGGTTTATTAATCAAGCTATGGGCTTTTCATTCTGTTGTCTTTGTACTTTTATCTGGTTGATTGCCGATTCAGCAGCTAAAATCTATCCTTATCCTTTACTTCCTTACTGGAATGCCAGTGTTAGATTAGGATTTTTTTCAATTATAACCTATTTAATTTCTCAAATCAAAAACGCTTATGAAAGAGAGAAAATTTTGGCTCGTACTGATAGTTTAACGGGAGCATTTAATAATCGTTTCTTTCGGGAAATTCTCCAAATAGAAATTAACCGATGTTATCGTTATCAGCATCCGTTAACATTGGCTTATTTTGATGTAGATAATTTCAAACAAGTTAACGATCAATTAGGATATAGTAGCGGTGATCACTTGTTACAATTAATCACTCAAATAATTCAAAAAAATATCCGTCAAACGGATACCTTAGCACGTCTTGGAGGAGATGAATTTGCTTTATTATTACCGGAAACCGACTATAATCAAGGACAAATAGTCCTCAGACGAGTTCAGGAAGAACTTTTACTCACCATTGAGTCAGAAAAAGTTCCCATTGGGTTTAGCATTGGGGCACTCACCCATAATATTGCTCCCGAATCAGTGGATAAAGCTTTAGAAAAAGTAGATAGCTTGATGTATACTGTCAAAAAACAAGGTAAAAACGGCTTAAAACATGAGATAATCTAA
- the ggt gene encoding gamma-glutamyltransferase, whose translation MGQKIRGAIAAGHPKTVEAGQIIFELGGNAFDAAIAAMLASFVVESTLTSAGGGGFLLAHTEDNQDILFDFFCQTPRDKKNSDILDFYPVDVNFGGQIQTFHIGLGSIAVPGTLAGIFQVHQQLGKLPFHVVAEPAINYAQNGYEVTPYNQFTFELLEPILTVYPESRKIYAPNNQLLTTGELSYNYDFVNTLNYLIEKGVKEFYQGEIAHQIVKDLSIGGYLTLEDLSHYQVIRRKPLKINYRGYELLTNPPPSSGGILIAWTLKLLEKFPLNQIKFGSHQHLQLLAEAMYLTNQARKKSYDNNIHHPNIMADFLSQNNLHYYQMQLEDVVNKWGSTTHISVIDSQGNAASVTNSNGEGSSYVIPNTGIMLNNMLGEADLNPLGFHSWPSDRRISSMMSPTIILREGKPEIVLGSGGSNRIRTAILQVICNLLDFQFSLSDAVANPRVHWENNIFSLEPMPENNHLDQLKLPESTQIVQWSEPNMFFGGVHGVSDRNNSIEAIGDPRRAGQGMIC comes from the coding sequence ATGGGTCAAAAAATACGAGGCGCGATCGCGGCTGGACATCCCAAAACCGTCGAAGCAGGCCAAATTATCTTTGAATTGGGGGGAAATGCCTTTGATGCTGCGATCGCTGCAATGTTAGCCTCTTTTGTGGTAGAATCTACGCTCACCTCAGCCGGCGGCGGGGGATTTTTATTGGCACATACCGAAGATAATCAAGATATTTTGTTTGACTTTTTTTGTCAAACTCCCCGTGATAAAAAGAATAGTGATATCCTCGATTTTTATCCCGTTGATGTTAATTTTGGCGGACAGATTCAAACCTTTCATATTGGTTTAGGTTCTATTGCTGTTCCAGGCACGTTGGCCGGTATTTTTCAGGTGCATCAACAACTCGGAAAATTACCCTTTCATGTTGTTGCTGAACCTGCCATTAACTATGCTCAAAATGGCTATGAAGTCACCCCTTATAATCAGTTTACGTTTGAATTACTGGAGCCAATTTTAACAGTATATCCTGAATCGCGCAAAATTTATGCTCCCAATAATCAATTATTAACAACAGGAGAACTATCATACAATTACGATTTTGTCAATACTTTAAATTATTTAATTGAGAAAGGTGTTAAAGAGTTTTATCAAGGAGAAATTGCCCATCAAATCGTCAAAGATCTCTCCATAGGAGGCTATTTAACCCTAGAGGATTTAAGTCATTATCAAGTGATTAGAAGAAAACCCCTTAAGATTAATTATCGAGGCTACGAATTATTAACCAATCCACCCCCAAGTTCAGGAGGAATTTTAATCGCCTGGACGCTTAAATTATTAGAAAAATTCCCGTTAAATCAAATTAAATTTGGGAGTCATCAGCATCTACAACTGTTGGCGGAAGCAATGTATTTAACGAATCAAGCCAGAAAAAAAAGCTATGATAATAACATTCATCACCCGAATATCATGGCAGACTTTTTAAGTCAAAATAATCTGCATTATTATCAAATGCAATTAGAAGATGTTGTGAATAAATGGGGCAGTACCACCCATATTAGTGTGATTGATAGCCAAGGAAATGCTGCCAGCGTCACCAATTCTAACGGAGAAGGCTCATCCTATGTCATTCCCAACACAGGAATCATGTTAAATAATATGCTTGGAGAAGCCGATTTAAACCCCTTAGGATTTCATAGTTGGCCAAGCGATCGCCGCATTTCTTCAATGATGTCACCCACCATTATTTTACGCGAAGGCAAACCCGAAATTGTCTTAGGATCGGGAGGTTCTAATCGCATCAGAACAGCTATTTTACAAGTCATTTGTAACTTACTCGATTTTCAATTTTCCTTAAGTGATGCCGTTGCCAATCCGCGAGTTCATTGGGAAAATAATATTTTTAGCCTAGAACCCATGCCCGAAAACAATCACCTAGACCAGTTAAAACTCCCTGAAAGTACTCAAATCGTACAATGGTCAGAACCCAATATGTTTTTTGGAGGGGTTCATGGCGTTAGCGATCGCAACAATAGCATAGAAGCGATCGGCGATCCTCGACGGGCAGGACAGGGGATGATCTGTTAA
- a CDS encoding amino acid ABC transporter ATP-binding protein, with protein sequence MTDNTPIIIAEDVEKWYDNKFHVLQGISLRVYPQEVVVIMGPSGSGKSTFIRTFNALEPYQKGSIIIDGIKLSHDLKNIEAIRREVGMVFQQFNLFPHLTVLDNVTLAPIWVRHWKREKAETIAMQLLERVGILEQAHKYPGQLSGGQQQRVAIARALAMQPKIMLFDEPTSALDPEMIKEVLDTMRTLAESGMTMVCVTHEVGFAREVADRVVFMDGGKIIEIASPDEFFSNPKEERTQKFLAQIL encoded by the coding sequence ATGACAGATAATACTCCGATTATTATTGCTGAAGATGTAGAGAAATGGTACGACAATAAATTCCATGTTCTACAGGGGATCAGTTTGAGGGTTTATCCTCAAGAAGTCGTCGTCATTATGGGTCCATCGGGTTCAGGAAAATCGACGTTTATTCGGACTTTTAATGCTCTAGAACCTTACCAAAAAGGAAGTATTATTATTGATGGAATCAAATTATCCCATGATTTAAAAAACATTGAAGCCATTCGTCGAGAAGTTGGCATGGTTTTTCAGCAATTTAATCTATTTCCCCATTTAACCGTACTCGATAATGTTACCTTAGCTCCGATTTGGGTTCGTCATTGGAAACGAGAAAAAGCCGAAACCATTGCCATGCAATTACTCGAACGGGTGGGTATTCTCGAACAAGCGCACAAATACCCCGGACAATTATCTGGAGGACAACAACAACGAGTGGCGATCGCAAGAGCCCTTGCTATGCAACCCAAAATTATGCTCTTTGATGAACCGACTTCTGCGTTAGATCCTGAGATGATTAAGGAAGTCTTGGACACCATGCGAACGTTAGCGGAGTCAGGAATGACGATGGTGTGTGTCACCCATGAAGTTGGTTTTGCTAGAGAAGTCGCTGATCGAGTTGTATTTATGGACGGGGGAAAAATTATTGAAATTGCTAGTCCTGATGAATTTTTTAGTAATCCCAAAGAAGAAAGAACGCAAAAGTTTTTAGCGCAAATTTTGTAG
- a CDS encoding CHAT domain-containing protein, translating into MKLIKTLTFFGILFSLVGLLSSSSSTNADFYQSFKGWFLSLILGNSQTNKNLSNFSSILSQNSPQKSSTLCQTKRDEPNFLVIGGGGSPESNEIALEKNILYFQRTLKKMGYEPSSARFFFANGNSGQATIRYLDPQREERFKVPNIPYLNGSATLDNLDNWIVNIKRNQPQKPIFFYFTGHGILNPKNDNNNALLLWKNTLLTVSELAAKLDNLPQDSHIVTMMAQCYSGSFANFIYQNGDPKNPIALQTRCGFFATVKTLPSVGCTPEVNEADYQDYSSSFFAGLSGINRVGKPVSSADYNQDGRVSYAEAHAFAKVDKKTPDLPVSTSEVWLQQQITETDFDQLVKQPIRDLQRLGRTEQQYVVNSLVKLFEFDPQKSYLENLNSLSNAQLDTEEEQAYQMRLLMELTNIAMENKIRQNQQPTQVKILDRLIECEGSSWK; encoded by the coding sequence ATGAAACTGATCAAAACACTTACTTTTTTTGGAATACTCTTTAGTTTAGTAGGATTGTTAAGCAGTTCTTCTTCGACTAATGCTGATTTTTATCAATCCTTTAAAGGCTGGTTTTTAAGCTTAATTTTAGGAAATTCTCAAACCAATAAAAATCTCTCGAATTTTTCATCTATTTTATCACAAAATTCCCCTCAAAAATCTTCAACACTCTGTCAAACTAAACGTGATGAACCAAATTTTTTAGTGATTGGAGGAGGCGGAAGTCCTGAGTCTAATGAAATTGCTTTAGAAAAAAATATTTTGTACTTTCAGCGAACCTTAAAAAAGATGGGTTATGAACCCTCCTCTGCTCGTTTTTTCTTTGCCAATGGCAATAGCGGACAAGCAACCATTCGTTATCTTGATCCCCAAAGAGAAGAACGGTTTAAAGTACCCAATATTCCTTACCTAAATGGGTCAGCAACCTTAGATAATTTAGACAATTGGATTGTTAATATTAAAAGAAATCAACCCCAAAAACCGATCTTTTTTTACTTCACTGGCCATGGTATTCTCAACCCAAAAAATGACAATAATAATGCTTTACTGCTTTGGAAAAATACACTTTTAACTGTCAGCGAATTAGCAGCTAAATTGGATAACTTACCACAAGATAGTCATATTGTTACCATGATGGCACAATGTTATTCAGGGTCATTTGCTAATTTTATTTATCAGAATGGTGATCCTAAAAATCCGATTGCTTTACAAACTCGTTGCGGGTTTTTTGCTACAGTCAAAACCCTTCCCTCAGTAGGATGTACACCAGAAGTTAATGAAGCAGATTATCAAGATTATAGTTCTAGTTTTTTTGCGGGTTTAAGTGGAATTAATCGCGTAGGAAAACCTGTTAGTTCTGCTGATTATAATCAAGATGGACGGGTGAGTTATGCAGAAGCTCATGCCTTTGCTAAAGTTGATAAAAAAACCCCAGATTTACCCGTTTCTACTTCGGAAGTTTGGTTACAACAACAAATAACAGAAACGGACTTTGATCAATTAGTTAAACAGCCGATTAGGGATTTACAACGTTTAGGAAGAACTGAACAGCAATATGTGGTTAATTCTTTGGTAAAATTATTTGAATTTGATCCCCAAAAGTCCTACTTAGAAAACTTAAATAGTTTGTCAAATGCTCAATTAGATACTGAAGAAGAACAAGCTTATCAAATGCGCTTATTAATGGAATTAACCAATATTGCGATGGAAAATAAAATTCGTCAAAATCAACAGCCTACTCAAGTCAAAATTTTAGATCGTTTAATTGAATGTGAAGGGAGTTCTTGGAAATAG
- the mdh gene encoding malate dehydrogenase, with product MNDFLSCHSLRVSVIGAGNVGRTLTQRIAEKNLADVVLLDIIEGLPQGIALDLMAAQGIELHDSLVIGTNRYEDTANSDIVVITAGRPRTPGLSRDDLLAINAKIVVNSAKEAIKYSPNAIFLVITNPLDVMTYLVWKATGLPPHQVMGMAGVLDSSRLQSFISLELGISSANITALVLGGHGDLMLPLPRYCTVNGVPITELLDQATIDRLVERTRNGGAEIVKLLQTGGAYYAPASSACLMIEAILRDQSRLLPAAAYLSGEYGLNDIFIGVPCLLGCRGVKQILEVSLTEAEKMSLHISANSVRKNVELALESVGMK from the coding sequence ATGAACGATTTTCTGTCCTGCCACTCTCTCCGTGTTTCTGTTATTGGTGCAGGGAACGTCGGAAGAACCCTCACACAACGTATTGCTGAAAAAAACCTAGCGGATGTGGTGCTTCTCGATATTATTGAAGGATTACCCCAAGGTATTGCCCTTGATTTAATGGCCGCTCAGGGTATTGAATTGCACGATAGTCTAGTGATCGGAACCAATCGCTACGAAGATACGGCTAACTCCGATATCGTGGTGATTACGGCCGGTCGTCCTCGGACTCCTGGCTTGAGTCGGGATGATTTGCTGGCCATTAATGCAAAAATCGTCGTTAATTCAGCAAAAGAAGCGATTAAATACTCGCCTAATGCCATTTTTTTGGTCATTACGAATCCTTTGGATGTTATGACCTATTTAGTCTGGAAAGCAACGGGACTACCTCCCCATCAAGTCATGGGTATGGCAGGGGTTCTCGACTCCTCACGCTTACAAAGCTTTATTTCCTTAGAATTGGGTATTTCTAGCGCGAATATTACCGCTTTGGTGTTAGGCGGCCATGGGGATTTGATGTTACCGTTGCCCCGTTATTGTACCGTTAATGGGGTTCCCATTACGGAACTGTTGGATCAGGCAACCATTGATCGGCTGGTGGAACGGACCCGTAACGGTGGGGCAGAAATTGTTAAGTTATTGCAAACAGGAGGAGCTTATTATGCTCCAGCTTCTTCAGCTTGCTTGATGATAGAAGCAATTTTACGAGATCAGTCACGACTGCTTCCGGCGGCTGCTTATCTATCCGGAGAATATGGGTTAAACGATATTTTTATTGGTGTGCCCTGTTTGTTGGGATGTCGTGGGGTCAAACAAATTTTAGAAGTGAGTTTGACGGAAGCTGAAAAAATGTCTCTGCATATTTCCGCTAATTCTGTTCGCAAGAATGTTGAATTAGCCTTAGAATCTGTTGGCATGAAGTAG
- a CDS encoding FAD-dependent oxidoreductase: MNQLSTSSNLPRVSRRALLKLLGVGTIGSLLGYSRLTKPQPSIYQQDSLTLPYHLQKPKSVVVIGAGLAGLACAYELSQRGFEVTLLEKSPNLGGKIASWEIKVGDEIFKMEHGFHGFFPQYYNLNSLVQELEITDHFKSLDFYSVVFREGNYQPENFYPSHSAFPWNIIDLGFWSPNRLRWGINLVNLSHWKVFQAITGFQIPKSFDRLDHLSVEEWVQKGFPQGLYDLYFLPFAKSTLNSPDILSAGELLQFFHFYFFGNPEGLAFNGTKDDMGTSLVEPIATAIKNTGNQIITEATVSQINSDQNVITSLTYQQGNTQSNVPFLVDKNDLLSNEKVNYYGSGDRVFISDSNSQTAMSLTCTHQGCTVSQQEDGTFLCPCHGALYDGQGKVLKGPAKQNLPRYRMQKKESTFVELIALSPTTLAGTKPIEADYYVIATDVPGIKQLWNRIQGEINLTTTQQVNQLAIADPFAVARFWFDRDFEWKYSDFASLSGYKLTDSITLYHHIQEQFIEWAKRTGGSVVELHAYCYKESQFPTQEALLTTFEQELYEIVPELAKANCLHRELVNQKNFSGYPPNSYQERPETATEINNLFFAGDWVKMPFPCGLMERAVSSGLLAANAILQKEGLQRRKLLSVIPQGLLKI; encoded by the coding sequence ATGAATCAACTATCGACTTCTTCTAACTTACCAAGAGTTTCCCGTCGAGCCCTCTTAAAACTACTAGGAGTTGGAACTATCGGATCATTACTGGGATATTCTCGCTTAACTAAACCTCAACCGTCTATCTATCAACAAGATAGCTTAACTTTACCCTATCATCTTCAGAAACCTAAATCGGTTGTCGTTATCGGTGCAGGGTTAGCAGGGTTAGCTTGTGCCTATGAATTGAGTCAGCGAGGGTTTGAGGTTACGCTGTTAGAAAAATCGCCCAATTTAGGCGGAAAAATTGCTAGTTGGGAGATAAAAGTAGGCGATGAAATCTTTAAAATGGAACATGGTTTTCATGGCTTTTTTCCGCAATATTATAATCTCAATAGTTTGGTTCAAGAATTAGAAATTACGGATCATTTTAAATCCCTAGACTTCTATTCTGTTGTGTTTCGTGAGGGTAACTATCAACCAGAAAATTTCTATCCCAGTCATTCTGCTTTTCCTTGGAATATTATTGATTTAGGCTTTTGGTCACCCAATCGATTACGATGGGGAATTAATCTCGTCAATTTGTCTCATTGGAAAGTGTTTCAAGCAATCACAGGGTTTCAAATTCCTAAGAGTTTTGATCGCTTAGATCATCTTTCGGTAGAAGAATGGGTACAAAAAGGATTTCCCCAAGGATTGTATGATTTATATTTCCTTCCTTTTGCTAAATCTACCCTTAATTCTCCTGATATTTTGAGTGCAGGAGAATTATTACAATTCTTTCATTTTTATTTCTTTGGCAACCCCGAAGGATTAGCTTTTAATGGCACAAAAGATGATATGGGAACTAGCTTAGTTGAACCCATTGCCACAGCTATTAAAAATACAGGTAATCAAATTATTACAGAAGCTACTGTTAGTCAAATTAATAGCGATCAAAATGTTATTACATCCTTAACCTATCAACAAGGAAATACTCAAAGCAACGTTCCTTTTTTGGTAGACAAAAATGACCTATTAAGTAACGAAAAAGTCAATTATTATGGATCAGGCGATCGCGTTTTTATCTCAGATTCAAATAGTCAAACAGCCATGTCTTTAACCTGTACCCATCAAGGTTGTACCGTTTCCCAACAAGAAGACGGCACATTTTTATGCCCCTGTCATGGGGCGTTATATGATGGTCAAGGAAAAGTCTTAAAAGGTCCTGCAAAACAAAATTTACCCCGTTATAGAATGCAAAAAAAAGAATCTACTTTTGTTGAATTAATTGCCCTTTCTCCTACAACTCTAGCAGGAACTAAACCTATCGAAGCAGATTATTATGTGATTGCCACGGATGTCCCTGGAATTAAACAATTATGGAATCGAATACAAGGAGAAATTAATCTAACAACAACTCAACAAGTTAATCAATTAGCCATTGCCGATCCCTTTGCGGTAGCGCGATTTTGGTTTGATCGGGATTTTGAGTGGAAATATAGCGATTTTGCCTCCCTTTCTGGTTACAAATTAACGGATAGTATCACCCTCTATCATCATATCCAAGAACAGTTTATTGAGTGGGCAAAACGAACCGGAGGAAGTGTCGTAGAATTACACGCCTATTGTTATAAAGAAAGCCAATTTCCTACCCAAGAAGCCTTATTAACCACCTTTGAACAAGAATTATATGAAATTGTCCCCGAATTAGCCAAAGCTAACTGTTTACATCGAGAATTAGTCAATCAAAAAAACTTCTCAGGATATCCGCCAAATAGCTATCAAGAACGTCCAGAAACAGCCACAGAAATTAATAATTTATTCTTCGCCGGAGATTGGGTTAAAATGCCTTTTCCTTGTGGTTTAATGGAACGTGCCGTCAGTAGTGGGCTCTTAGCAGCTAATGCAATTTTACAGAAAGAGGGACTACAAAGGCGGAAACTCTTAAGCGTAATTCCTCAAGGATTACTGAAAATTTAG
- a CDS encoding NAD(P)H-quinone oxidoreductase subunit O: MAAKMKKGALVRAVKETLENSLEAQASDSRFPSYLFDSKGEILDLTDEYALVRFYVPTPSVWLRLDQLELAE; this comes from the coding sequence ATGGCAGCTAAAATGAAAAAAGGCGCACTGGTTCGTGCGGTCAAGGAAACCTTAGAAAACAGCTTAGAAGCTCAGGCCAGCGATTCCCGCTTTCCCTCCTACCTCTTTGATAGTAAGGGCGAAATCCTCGATTTAACTGACGAATACGCCCTAGTAAGATTCTATGTTCCCACTCCGAGCGTTTGGTTGCGTCTTGATCAACTAGAATTAGCCGAATAA
- a CDS encoding leucine-rich repeat domain-containing protein has translation MLQTKQSILTLIARFIVGVVLALLISQTWLKYSSSNAATAFTQLCLQKQQLSESSQYTVSLLLNQVQTTDCFVASSQLAKVHELDLSHTNIQDLTPLASLNQLTKLYLADNQISDITPLTALTQLTTLELSNNQITDISALSEMKTLTTLWMWNNQVEDLTPLSSLAALNRLYVPFNKISDLTPLSSLKNIEVLILDTNEVRDISSLSNLDNLKGISLINNSIENLEPLSNLTKLQTLIVSKNKISNVSPLSQVSSLKNLIIDDNNVSNLQPLSLLKDIKLLYLHNNNINDIQPLSHLQTLSELKLQNNKIIDLSSLSSLKKLKVLNVANNPLKSLICPVEPSSVCEF, from the coding sequence ATGCTACAAACAAAACAGAGTATTTTAACACTAATTGCTAGATTTATTGTTGGTGTTGTTTTAGCTTTGCTCATTAGTCAAACATGGCTCAAATATTCATCGAGTAATGCTGCTACGGCTTTTACTCAGTTATGTTTACAAAAACAACAACTTTCTGAATCGAGTCAGTATACGGTTTCGCTTCTCTTAAACCAAGTACAAACAACAGATTGTTTTGTTGCCTCAAGTCAATTAGCTAAGGTTCATGAATTAGATTTATCCCACACTAATATACAAGACTTAACTCCTCTTGCTTCTTTAAATCAACTAACTAAATTATATCTAGCTGATAATCAAATTTCCGATATTACTCCCCTGACTGCTTTAACACAATTAACCACCCTAGAATTATCGAACAACCAAATTACTGACATCAGTGCTTTATCAGAAATGAAAACATTAACCACACTTTGGATGTGGAATAATCAAGTAGAAGATTTAACTCCATTATCTTCCTTAGCAGCGTTAAATCGTTTATATGTTCCCTTTAATAAAATTTCTGATCTAACTCCTTTGTCCTCATTAAAAAACATTGAAGTATTAATTTTAGATACCAATGAAGTCAGGGATATATCTTCTCTATCTAATCTGGATAATTTAAAAGGTATTTCTTTAATAAATAATTCTATTGAAAATCTTGAGCCTTTATCAAACTTGACAAAATTACAAACTTTAATTGTTTCTAAGAACAAAATTTCTAATGTATCTCCTTTATCTCAAGTTTCTTCTCTCAAAAATCTGATAATAGATGACAATAATGTTTCTAATTTACAGCCTTTATCCTTGCTTAAGGATATAAAATTGCTGTATTTACACAACAACAATATAAATGATATTCAGCCATTATCCCATTTACAAACTCTGTCCGAACTTAAATTACAAAATAACAAAATTATCGATCTTTCTTCCCTATCTTCCTTAAAGAAATTAAAAGTTTTAAATGTTGCCAACAACCCGCTAAAAAGCCTAATCTGTCCTGTTGAACCTAGCTCAGTTTGTGAGTTCTAA
- a CDS encoding NAD(P)/FAD-dependent oxidoreductase, with amino-acid sequence MTHIAIIGAGIIGAAIAYELSLIKGLKITLIDEKIPASGATGAALGVLMAIISHKTKGRGWKLRQTSLQRYESLIPELETLTGEIIPVNRQGILMLRFAEDSLEGWEKLRHIRQSQGYELAILDRQQLGQQYPQINLNNNRIMGAIYSPQDRQIHPTLLTQALVKGASINGVNCQFGVKVQNILSTALNDSKKRHCYQIQTTESNLDIDKLVIAAGLGSTPLTEALSQKLDIRPVLGQALQVRLDQPLGNVAFQPVITGDDVHIVPQNKGEYWIGATVEFPNTIGEIISQPELLEKVRQQAINFCPELEKAEIIQTWFGKRPRPEGEPAPIIRELPGYDNIILATGHYRNGILLAPATALAIRDHLLKN; translated from the coding sequence ATGACGCATATTGCTATTATTGGAGCGGGAATTATTGGGGCTGCGATCGCCTACGAATTAAGCTTGATTAAAGGGTTAAAAATTACCTTGATTGATGAAAAAATCCCCGCTTCAGGAGCAACAGGAGCCGCGTTAGGGGTATTAATGGCAATTATTAGCCACAAAACCAAGGGAAGAGGCTGGAAACTCCGTCAAACCAGTTTACAACGCTATGAAAGTTTAATTCCTGAATTGGAAACACTCACGGGAGAAATCATCCCAGTCAACCGTCAAGGTATTTTGATGTTAAGGTTTGCAGAAGACTCCCTAGAAGGATGGGAAAAATTAAGACATATTCGTCAGTCTCAAGGATACGAATTAGCAATATTAGATCGTCAACAATTAGGTCAACAATATCCCCAAATTAATCTGAATAATAATAGAATTATGGGGGCAATTTATTCTCCCCAAGATCGACAAATTCATCCCACGCTTTTAACCCAAGCCTTAGTCAAAGGAGCCTCAATAAATGGGGTTAACTGTCAATTTGGAGTCAAAGTTCAAAATATTCTTTCAACTGCCCTAAATGACTCAAAGAAAAGGCACTGCTATCAAATTCAAACCACAGAAAGCAACTTAGATATTGATAAATTAGTCATCGCTGCGGGGTTAGGTTCAACACCTTTAACCGAAGCGTTAAGTCAAAAACTCGATATTCGACCCGTTTTAGGGCAAGCGTTACAAGTTAGGTTAGATCAACCCCTAGGAAATGTTGCCTTTCAACCCGTTATTACGGGAGATGATGTCCATATTGTTCCCCAAAACAAAGGAGAATATTGGATTGGTGCAACGGTAGAATTTCCTAATACCATAGGAGAGATTATTTCTCAACCTGAATTATTGGAAAAAGTGAGACAACAAGCTATTAATTTTTGTCCTGAGTTAGAGAAGGCTGAAATTATCCAAACCTGGTTTGGTAAGCGTCCCCGTCCCGAAGGAGAACCAGCCCCTATTATTCGAGAATTACCGGGTTATGATAATATTATTTTAGCAACAGGTCATTATCGCAATGGAATTTTATTAGCACCCGCTACTGCTTTAGCGATTCGTGATCACTTATTAAAAAATTAG